One Nostocoides sp. HKS02 genomic window carries:
- a CDS encoding SRPBCC family protein, with product MPNAQRTVVINRPVEEVFAFFTNPANDPTWRPQVKEISAQGAPTAGAKIHQVIEGPGGRGIPADIEVTGYEPSSLYAFQVVAGPARPSGQFRFAPSGEGTEVTFSLSAELSGLKKLLMSGQVQKSMNGEMAALDTAKTLIEAR from the coding sequence ATGCCGAACGCCCAACGCACCGTGGTGATCAACCGTCCTGTCGAGGAGGTGTTCGCCTTCTTCACCAACCCCGCCAACGACCCCACCTGGCGCCCCCAGGTCAAGGAGATCTCGGCGCAGGGTGCCCCCACGGCGGGCGCCAAGATCCACCAGGTGATCGAGGGCCCAGGCGGCCGGGGGATCCCGGCGGACATCGAGGTGACCGGGTATGAACCATCCAGCCTCTACGCCTTCCAGGTGGTGGCAGGCCCGGCCCGTCCGTCGGGCCAGTTCCGGTTCGCTCCGTCCGGTGAGGGCACCGAGGTCACCTTCTCGCTCAGTGCCGAGCTGAGTGGGCTGAAGAAGCTCCTGATGTCCGGGCAGGTCCAGAAGTCCATGAACGGCGAGATGGCAGCACTGGACACCGCCAAGACGCTGATCGAGGCACGGTAG